tggaagcaacctggatacccattgacagatgaatgggtaaagaagctgtggtccatatatacaatggaatattactcagccatataaagggACACATTTGAATCAActccaatgagatggatgaatacagagcctattatgcagagggaattcagtcagaaagagaaaaatgctgtatataaatgcatatacatggaatctagaaagatggtactgatgaacctgtttgcaaggCAGCAGTGGTGAtgtggacatagagaacagacgtgtggacacagtgggggacgGAGAGGGAGGGACgagttgagagagtagcatggaaacatatacattaccacatgtaaaatggatagccagtgggaatctgctgcataacacagggagcccaaacCAAtggtctgtgacaacctagaggggtgggacggggtgggAGGTGAAGGGGCGGTTCAAAGGGAGGGGGCGtatgtatacttgtggctgattcatgtggatgtatggcagaaaccaacacagtattgtaaagcaattatcctccaatttacaataactaaattttttaaaagacttctgCACTACAGAAAGGTAATATAATAAATtagtattgttttaagccactaagcttTCTGCGgcttaatttttttaagccaCAATGCTAATTTGTTAAAATGGCAATAGATAACACACTACTCATACCTATCTAATTTTCCTCTTTACTTTCCAAATCCCCAGCCTCTCCAGATGGGGGGTTAAAACCTGCATGTCTGAGTCCTCCCCTACCGTTGCatcttctgtttttccttcatcatctcctagGGCCAGATGAGGTAGACTTTCCCCCCTTTTATGAAATGTCTTCCTTTTAACAGAGTACCAAGGTTAAATCCTCTAGTTATATACAGAAAAACAGGAAAGGTAAATTCACCAAATCTGGCATATCAACATATaccaaagaaggaaataaatgaatttagaaaCTCTACCCTTAAGAATTGCTGAAAAGCAATTGCTAGCTTTTTccaccatgaaaaaaaaatgctaaaaatgagaaattaaaattttattgtttaatttacaaaaatatcatcctattgacttccctgatggctcagatggtgaagcatctgcctacaatgcaggagacccagattcgatccctgggttgggaagatcctctggagaaggaaatagcaacccactccagtactcttgcctggaaagtcccgtggacggaggagcgtggtaggctacagtccacggggtcacaaatagctggacacgactgcttgacttcactttctttatccTATTGACTTTGGAACTTCCTGTGACTGGTTTTCACCAGAGGGACTGGACTGTAAGATGGCAGTCTTGACATGTAGATGGGATGATGGCAGATCCTGACATGTATCTTCATGTGCTGACAGAAGGGTTAAAAAGTAATCATCTGCCTCTAGATTGTACCCCAAATTAGTATCAGTATTTCAGAAGTGATAAAGGTATAAAGTAACAGAGAAAgtgtatatattaacatatagcCACCGCATGTATatggtggtactagtggtaaagaacctgtctgccaatggagCAGACATAAgaaacgcaggttcaatccctgggttgggaagagccccaggagaaggacatggcaacccactccattattcttgcctgaggaatcccgtggacagaggagcctggcaggctacagcccttaGGAtctaaaagagtcggacacaactgaagtgattgagcatggTATAGCTAAGCCCAGTgtacagcacattaaaaagagagggagaaaacttTGCCACTGGcctttgttggtcctttaatggaccggaacctggtggcccggagtcgacaataagaaagtgagagagagaaagaggctgatatcccctggtttatgcggaaagccaatagagtcctgttcttggggctcgcgctgctgcacggaGGCACCGGGCGCCCTCTCGAGGGGGTGAAGGCGCAgggcgccttctcgagagggtcttagaaacCCAGACAAGAAAGTGAGCTCCgtgggcctccgcgctccaaggaattagccagaaaaagagagagagagagagagagagagagagagagagagagagagagagagacatgggggcccaagctctgatggagcaaaggtgttttaatcaacatggcatgggcatatatactgtcttacaaggtggttattctcagcaaagataaagattaaaattccagacttacaaaacgtAAGAGGATCCCTATCAaaaagagagttgcaaacaatcaccttttactgtatggttcataaaaaggaagagggccccgggaaaggcgtgcctctcctcttaattcctgagtattcaggaattaataaggaccagagggttcctgacagatccaaaacagcacacagggagcctcttgttaaatgcttcctgacagccttgactgcagagagatgggGATAGGAATTCCTAAGAAAATTAGCAAACAGAGAACAACTTGCTTAAAATGAGCCCACACAGCAGAAGGCAGAGCTCAGATGCAGGAAGATGAAAGGTCTGTGGACATCCTAAAGTCAGCCTTACTGACCTTGGGGCTTTTGTGTGGTATGATTCAacagtttatttctttaaataaaaacatagacCAGGGATGAGGAAAACATGTCATGTATATAGAAAcatcttttcctttattgttCACTAGGATATTGACAAGGTCATATACAGTAACaccagggaaaaaaaagttatgtaaCTGTGAGTTGAACAACAACTGTGCTATTTCAGGTTGTTGTCAATTCTAGGGTGGAGAACTGTATGCAGCTGGTGTATGTACACCCGGAACAAGGTACTGAATAAGATtacttaatatattaaaaaaaattttttttaagactaaacATTTTATTATCTTGCAggaaaattcattgttttaactATTTGCTAATTTAATATCTCCCATTAAATGCAAGGGAAATCTCAGgtaattttcaaaacttttaaatCTAGAAATATTCAAGTCCCTCAAGAGGAATATATATTGCcaaatcaaacagtatttgaCGTGCGTATAAGTTTTCAAAACATTACTTGTTCAAGAATTATTTTGGAGAGCATGAGTACATTTTCAAAGGAGCATTTACACAGACCATCTTCCTCTAAAAGAATATAAGTTCGAGAGTTTTAAATATGTGTATCTGGAAACACACGAGCGTTTTCATGCTACAAAGGCCTAATAATTTGGGGAATTCAGTGTCAGTTTCATCCTTGAAGATGAATTTAAAACAACACGAAAAAGTCAGTGATGACTGTTCTTGTTCATTAATTATTTTGATGATTACATTAACTTATAACTAAGACAAGTATAGCTAgtgtaaatattattattaatgcaTTTAACAACCATTCATTCAATCCCTACTATGTGAAAATCCACAGCCAATCATTATGCTTTatttagaaagaggaaaaagtaaaggATAATAAATGATttcctaataaatatttatttctttatcatttttctacATGCAAGTAAAACTTCCTTGTTTCTTAGGCTATAAATAAAGGGGTTTAGCAGGGGAATTATAATCGTGTAGAACAGTGAATACATTTTGTCCTGATACTGATCAGGGCCAGACCCAGGACGCACATAATGAAGAAGAGAGTACCATAgaacaagaaaacagaaagaaggtgGGCACTGCATGTGGAGAAGGCTTTGCTCCTGCccttttctgacttctttctcaGGATGGCAAAGAGGACAAAGGTGTAAGAAACTATGATAGTCATAAAAGTAGAAGCTTGTATAAAAGAGGCAGAAATAAAAAGCACTAATGCATTAATAGATGGATCAGTGCAAGAAATTGTAAAAAGTGGCAAGATTTCACAGTAGAAATGATGTATTATATTGGACCTGCAGAAAGTTAATCTAAGTAATAATCCTATATGAATTATAGGATGCAGAAAACCAATTGCATATGATGCACTTATCAGCCACGTACAGAGTCTGTTGGACATCATCACTGAATAAAGCAAGGGGTTGCATATGACtgcatagcggtcataggccatcactacCAGGAGGAAACTTTCTGTGGTGGCACTGAAAGCAAAAACATAGAATTGGGTGATACATTCAATGAAGGATATGTGATCCTTGGAGAAAAAATTCATAAGCATCTTGGGAGTCACGGAAGATGAAGAGCAAGCATCTGCAAAGGCCAAGCTGCCCAGGAATGAATACATGGGGGTGTGAAGATGGGGGTCcttccagatgagaaaaatcaGTCCAAGGTTGCCCACCATGGTGGTGATGTAGATGACCAGGAACACCAGGAACAGGGGAACCTGCAGCCCTGGGAGGTCTGTGAGTCCTGTGAGAACAAACTCCGTCACGAGAGTCATATTTTCTTCTGCCATATCTGACCAGCTAATCtctaaaatgaaacaataatttAGGGAAAATTCACAGAGTCACAAAAACAGTGAATTTTTATGTTACTGGCATATACGACGTGCTTCTCATTTAATTAGTTCTTAATTTGTACCTTCACTTATCTGCTTTTATAAACATTCAAAATCATCtgtgataaaatgttttaaaattatattcacctAAATTGACAAGTAAATTTCATGCAAATCCTTTTCCATCTAACATGGGTAACTTACAGTTTTTAGAatcaaaattcatatggaagaAGTAACTTCTCATTCTgcacaagaaaaatataaacatggtCCAGAATGCCTTAATTGATGTTGAACA
The genomic region above belongs to Muntiacus reevesi chromosome 21, mMunRee1.1, whole genome shotgun sequence and contains:
- the LOC136152432 gene encoding LOW QUALITY PROTEIN: olfactory receptor 5AC1-like (The sequence of the model RefSeq protein was modified relative to this genomic sequence to represent the inferred CDS: inserted 1 base in 1 codon): MAEENMTLVTEFVLTGLTDLPGLQVPLFLVFLVIYITTMVGNLGLIFLIWKDPHLHTPMYSFLGSLAFADACSSSSVTPKMLMNFFSKDHISFIECITQFYVFAFSATTESFLLVVMAYDRYAVICNPLLYSVMMSNRLCTWLISASYAIGFLHPIIHIGLLLRLTFCRSNIIHHFYCEILPLFTISCTDPSINALVLFISASFIQASTFMTIIVSYTFVLFAILRKKSEKGRSKAFSTCSAHLLSVFLFYGTLFFXYVRPGSGPDQYQDKMYSLFYTIIIPLLNPFIYSLRNKEVLLACRKMIKK